The nucleotide window GTTTGGGATCTTGGGGTGTGCTCCTCTCAAGATTtcaagttcgattctctctggtgccaattttgCGGGCAAGTCCATACAAGACTTTGCTCTGGTTTAGAACGGGCCCCCGCAAATGGACGGTGAGATTGATCCTCTCAGATTAGTCGTTCCTTGGATCAGATATataccaaatttaaaaaatatatatatatacggaACATTCACTAACTAAAATGTAACTAAAATATTTCTCTCTAAATCTCAGTGATGATAGAGTCAAAGAGAAATTTTACGTTTTTGTCACtaaattttgttacaattttttttaatagttatttaagGAAAACCATACACGTAGAATTCAGAATATGGAAGAACTAGTCCTTGTAAGTTGTTCTATTAAATAGGTTGTAGCCGACCTCAAATGGATATAGCTCTAAATTATGCATGGATTTATTTATTGCTATGAGAAGAGTCTATTATTCAAATTTCAAGCTAAGTTAAGACTGACAAGACTATGTTTAGTCAAGTTTATGGTCAAACCTACTTTACATAAAAGTGTTTAAATTTGAGATTGAAATTTAGGGTCATAGAACTCGAATTCAGTCAAGCTGGTTAGAGTTATGACTCAATTAATTTATAGTTTAATAAGTTAGGTTCAATAGCTAATAGGTTAATAAAACTCATTAAAAGTTTGAAttattttctgtcaaaaaatattgaattatttgTCCCTCCTTAATACTACTACTAGTAGTTTGCTAGATATGACCTTCTACATATTGATGATATATCTGTCATAAATATattgattaagaaatttaaaatataaatacgtATTAAAAATACagattattaaatatttttgtttcaaaaaatatatttattattactattattattattattattattattttttttttttttttttttgacaaaattattatttttttttgacaaaattattattattattattattattattatacagaTTTTATGATTAAATATTGACATTAGTGAAATCCACTCATTTCATGATCCCTTAATAAACTATTTAAACTAAACAatgatttttcttcaaaaaaaaaaaaaactaaacaatgaTTTCACTTTCTTATCaggttaattaatttttgtctaGTTTGAGTTAAATCCAACTCATTTGATTTAAATCACTTTTACCCGTCATtattaagtaataatttttttccttcctttcgACGATGGTGTATTAAAGAATAGCTATATTTTAGACCATATACTAATGATCATTTAAATGAACCCTAATTTGAAACCCTTTATTAAACTAGTTGTGTTCTTCTTCCGGGTCAAGAAAATAAATGGAAGGGTTAATATATACTTTTCCAcattatatatgattatatttttcttgattgaGAAATTAAAGTTAAAGAGAGTGTggaaaaatgtatttttcaattaaaagtagtagaaaaataatttaatataaaatcatcaaaaagttaacaccaaaaaattcatcaaaaagtaaataatattcCTACTGTGATTGGTGGAtagacaaaagaaaatataaagaaaaaaaaaacttggattGATGGACCCATATGATGGAATAATTAAAAACCGGCTCTAACAATGCCATAAATACTTGGTGAGTGGTGACGTATCTCTTAAAACTATGGCTATCAACTTGGTAGCTCATTGCtgtaaatagttttaaaattctaccccatgtaataataataatgatgacaaTAACATAAAAAGACAATTATCACTTAATTTCCCCAATCTACCATTTTATCCTTCCATCAAAATTGTATTGCACATGTGATTAACAATTGGTaatattgatattgttatatttgaCAACTTAACCTGAGTTCAAATTCAGAGTATCATAGTTGTTCGTGGGTTTTAGATGGTCTTTGTTACTCCATCTACATACCTAAAATGTTGTATTGCAAAATCAACAATGAGTTAGtccaaattaaaaatgatttagacCTCTTAATAAGTTGTTGGGGTTCAATCTCCGACTCTTATGGATGAAGAAAATTTGATCTCTAACTCATATTAGTCTCTATTAACAAAAGTGGAAAGTTCGTACATATAACATGATTTTGTGACTATTAAATCCGTCATAATTTTTAGcattaggaaaaaaaatgtgattataCACTTATAGATATAAGAAAACTTATAGTCCTTAGATTATggtcacattttttttcattaaaagatTTTTCATATTTACAGATCCGAACACATTAACAATCTCGATTATTAATTTGAGATCAAACCACTTATATAACATTtttatcaaatcaattttaaacaaTCTCTACTTATGATTTAAGATCAAACGATCAAGATCGGTGATAATTGCACAACAATGTTAGCGTAAAGTATTGATCTATTTCCCATATTATCCATGAAGCCTAAAAAAGTGGAATATACCATAGAAGATAATTTCACTTGAAAGTGAAGGGTACTTTTGTAACAATGATATGATCCCATAGACACGGTTAAATTAGTTTATTGTCCCATTTATGTCGCTGACCTTTCTTCTCTGCCCATCTCTTCATTTAAAATTCTTATGtccttctctcttttttttctatCTTACCATAGGTTAAGTACTTCTTtaaatttctctttctcttctcttcttctttgtgttctATATAAATAAGAGCAAAAACTACTATAGTCTTTAGTGTTAAACTCACTACAAAATGGGACGTTCACCATGTTGTGACAAAGTTGGTTTAAAGAAAGGTCCATGGACTCCAGAAGAAGATCAAAAACTCTTAGCTTATATTGATGAACATGGTCATGGAAGTTGGCGTGCTTTGCCCGCTAAAGCTGGTAATGATGCCTTTGCTTTTCTGTTGTTcgtaatatatctcattttaacttattaaaaaaaaatgtttagtttttcttgttcactttgatatattatatacatgttatgaatataaataatacatatgaTAGTATATATAACATGTTCATAGTGTTtaaggtttttattttaatatgataaCATGTTTTTAATGTTGTTAATTAATGAAGGTTTTTGTGATATTGTAAATTAGGGCTTCAAAGATGTGGTAAGAGCTGCAGATTAAGATGGACTAACTATCTTAGGCCAGATATTAAGAGAGGAAAGTTTAGTTTGCAAGAAGAACAAACCATCATTCAACTTCATGCTCTCTTAGGGAACAGGTTTGGTATATTTCCTTATTGTGTTGTCATCTTAATTAATTTCTAGGTTTAAGTCTTTTAGTATTTTCCTTaactcattttcttcaattggTTTTATTCTCCCtatcattttcttcaaacacattgatttgattttctttatttcttgacAACAATTGATTTGATTTCCCACCtcgaattttttttccttttgttgtttttcttttttgaaaaaaaatattgtaaaataaaattgaaattaaagatgcctatatttatatatgtggcaactcaactttttatttttgttcccaTTCTTACTCAGCACTTACTATAATCATTCATTTTCTGTTGGGGctataatttcttctttttcttccaattccctTGTTGTGAGGTATGTCTTAAATGCAATGTCCCCTCAAATTTTTCCATTCTACTATTCCTACCCattcaatcaaataaataaaaaaaacaattccaaCCCATCCCCAACAAATAATTCAAGTTATGCTCTCTgccattttcttaaatttattaCTCTCTGACATCCAAGTTTGTTCAAGGTGTAAATCTTTAAttccaaaatgataaaattatgtGGCTTCTGATGCTTCATATAAATTATCTTAcatttctttcctaaaaaaatatatatgttacatTTTGCATATTATTGAACTATTAACCAATGGGATATTAATGTtactataataaaaaaaatatttgtaacatTTCATTACTAGATAAACTAAAATTAGTGATCGAAAAAATAAATCTCTTTCTAATTATTTTGTCATAAAATTTAACGacagaataagagagagattttatatttttcctctCTAAATTTTTCTTGCAGATGctagtttttttagtagtgtttcTCCACTAAAATTGAGTATTAAAATTTGTTACATATATTAGTCTCATATCATATATACCATACAACACAACTTTaactaaaaacaacaaaaaaaacaaaaaaatactatgtttaatttaatattgTGTGGATGTTAATTAATTAGCATTGACATTTTGTGTTATGTTtgtattatgtttttctttgtaaaattagGTGGTCAGCTATAGCAACACATTTGGCAAAGAGAACAGATAATGAGATAAAGAATTATTGGAACACACATCTTAAGAAAAGGTTAACAAAAATGGGAATTGATCCAGTTACACACAAACCTAAAAATGATGCACTTCTTTCATCAAGTGATAATGCTCATTCCAAAACTGCTTCAAATCTTAGTCACATGGCTCAATGGGAAAGTGCTAGACTTGAAGCTGAAGCTAGACTTGTTAGAGAGTCCAAAATTCGTTCACATAATTCActtcttcatcataatcacttgAAAGCTTGGAATATTAATCTTGAGTCTCCTACTTCAACTTTATCTTTCAATGAGAATGTTGCACCAATTATGAATAGTGGAGAAATTGGAGGTGAAAATAGTAATACTATTAACAATGgtaatgagaaaaataataatgatgatgacaACAATGTTGTGTCTATGATTGAATTTGTTGGGACTAATTCAAGTTCAATTGTGAAAGAAGAAGGTGGTGATGATCAAGATCAAGATCAATGGAAAGGTTATGAAAGTTCATTGACTTTTACATCAAATCTTCATCATGAGTTGACTATGTCAATGGATCAAAGTGTTGATGATGTCATTGCTGAAGAAGGGTTTACTAATCTTTTGCTTAAGACAAATTCTGAAGACTTGAGTTTGTCAGAGAGTGGAGGTGAATCTAACAATGGTGGTGATGGTGGAAGTGGAAGTGGAAGTGAATTCTATGAAGATAACAATAACTACTGGAATAATATTCTTAATTTAGTTAATTCTTCTCCCTCAGATTCTCCAATGTTTTGATATTAAGATGTGTAGACATTGTGCTTATAGTTATAATCAATTGAAAGTTTAAGATATATTAAAAGTactaattgaaaaatattttaacatttgtCGATCTGGATTCTCTGCAGCCATGAAGTCAGTCTTGTCGTATTTTAGTTATTGGATACATCTAACGGccgtgattttttattttatcttttaaaggtGTTAAATAATGAAGTATGACTTATTGCAGAAGTGTAGAGGTTCCAGATGGTATAAAAAAACTTAGTGTGAAGATTAATATAATATTCTCTTTTAAATGTTattgggttaattatgtttaagcTCCCTACAAATAAGCGGATTTTTAATATTGGtccctatttaaattttattaaatttttcatcccAACGTTTTTATCCGTTTGTAAGTTTGGTCCTTGCGGTCAAACTGTGCTAACTAGGCTAACAGAATGCTGACCCAGACATGCCACATGGACATTTCAAGTGACATGGCTGTCATGTggtaaatgacatcatatgtttttggtccctataaaattgggatcttttaagtttagtccttacttaattttaatagtgtttttagtccatataaaaaaattatgcactcaATTTTAGTCCAtactaaatctaaatttgtttaattatgcttaaatttttaagattttgaacaattttttgcacaaatgttaagaaaattctaaattttagtaaacaaactttttttttttgacaaaaataaaacgatattcattcattcaaatcgatagagtacatcagatacaaacatcgctaaaaacgtaaagggtgcatctgcgaacaaactcacaacacccaagttaatagcatacaatggcaaaatgcctacaaataatatgataaaacctaaatcaccgaaatacccatgcttctggatctgcaacgttgacgtctaaatcattgcttgaatttgtaattgattgatgtagatctttcaataggaactgaacaaacaccgcgacaagacgcgaaatcaaacgttgcacaagacgacgaacaacacaacgccgcacttagacgacgaaataacaaaaaacacaaaagaaaaaacttgatagatgtgaaaaccacttatttagattgaaagagaaTGGGAAAAAAGATGCGgaggggtgattctaggtcaaaaaatgacctaaaaccaccctCCTCGATGaacaaaggagaaagaaagtttagagagaagttggagtttctctcactagaaaacTAGGGCCGACTTTTTAGATTAATCATAGTAAACAAACTTTTTgtaatgttctaaacttgtataaaaaaaatcgttgaaaaatttaagagtttaaggatattTACAAATTTTCCCATAATTTTTGTCAAAGCCTATCACTCTTCTTCACTCCTTT belongs to Medicago truncatula cultivar Jemalong A17 chromosome 6, MtrunA17r5.0-ANR, whole genome shotgun sequence and includes:
- the LOC11412297 gene encoding transcription factor MYB16 yields the protein MGRSPCCDKVGLKKGPWTPEEDQKLLAYIDEHGHGSWRALPAKAGLQRCGKSCRLRWTNYLRPDIKRGKFSLQEEQTIIQLHALLGNRWSAIATHLAKRTDNEIKNYWNTHLKKRLTKMGIDPVTHKPKNDALLSSSDNAHSKTASNLSHMAQWESARLEAEARLVRESKIRSHNSLLHHNHLKAWNINLESPTSTLSFNENVAPIMNSGEIGGENSNTINNGNEKNNNDDDNNVVSMIEFVGTNSSSIVKEEGGDDQDQDQWKGYESSLTFTSNLHHELTMSMDQSVDDVIAEEGFTNLLLKTNSEDLSLSESGGESNNGGDGGSGSGSEFYEDNNNYWNNILNLVNSSPSDSPMF